The Amycolatopsis sp. NBC_01480 genome segment GGAAGCGCGACAGGTTGTTCACGCACAGCACCACGTCCTCGCGCCCGTCCGGGCGCCGCCACTGGCGCTTGTAGGCGAGCACGCTCGGGTTCGACCCGCCCAGGTCCACGAAGTCGCCCTCGGCGAACGCGTGGTGCTGCTTGCGCACCTCGATCATCCGCCGGGTCCAGTTCAGCAGCGACGAGGCGTTGTTCGACTGCGCCTCGACGTTCAGCGCCTGGTAGCCGTAGACCGGGTCCATGATCACCGGCAGGTAGATCCGGCCGGGGTCGCAGGCGGAGAAGCCGGCGTTGCGGTCCGGGGTCCACTGCATGGGGGTGCGGACCGCGTCGCGGTCGCCGAGCCAGATGTTGTCTCCCATGCCGATCTCGTCACCGTAGTACAGAACGGGTGAGCCCGGCAGGGACAGCAGCATCGCGGTGAACAGCTCCTGCTGGTTGCGGTCGTTGTCCAGCAGCGGCGCCAGGCGCCGGCGGATGCCGATGTTGGCCTTCATCCGCGGGTCCTTGGCGTACTCGGAGTACATGTAGTCGCGCTCTTCGTCGGTGACCATCTCGAGCGTCAGCTCGTCGTGGTTACGCAGGAAGATGCCCCACTGCGTGCCGCTCGGGATCTGCGGGGTCTGCAGCAGGATCTCCGAGATCGGGAACCGGGACTCGCGGCGCACGGCCATGAAGATGCGCGGCATCAGCGGGAAGTGGAACGCCATGTGGCACTCGTCCCCGCCGACCGCCGGGTCGCCGAAGTACTCGACCACGTCCGAGGGCCACTGGTTGGCCTCGGCCAGCAGGATCCGGCCCGGGTACTCGTCGTCGACCACCTTGCGGCAGCGCTTGAGGAACTCGTGCGTGCGCGGCAGGTTCTCGCAGTTGGTGCCCTCCTGCTCGAACAGGTAGGGCACGGCGTCCAGCCGGAAGCCGTCGATGCCGAGGTCGAGCCAGAACCGCAGCACGTCCAGCATCGCTTCCTGGACGTTCGCGTTCTCGTAGTTCAGGTCGGGCTGGTGGGAGAAGAAGCGGTGCCAGTAGAACTGGCCGCGCACCGGGTCGTACGTCCAGTTGGACGTCTCGGTGTCGACGAAGATGATGCGCGCGTCGGCGTAGCGGGAGTCGTCGTCGCTCCACACGTAGTAGTCGCCGTACGGGCCGTCCGGGTCCGAGCGCGACTGCTGGAACCACGGGTGCGCCTCGGAGGTGTGGTTCAGCACCAGGTCGGTGATCACCCGGATGCCGCGTTTGTGCGCCTCGGTCAGCAGGTGCACGAAATCGTCCACGCTGCCGAACTCCGGCAGCACGGCGCGCCAGTCGCTGATGTCGTAACCGCCGTCGCGCAGCGGCGAGGCGTAGAACGGCGGCAGCCAGAGGCAGTCCACGCCCAGCCACTCGAGGTAGTCGAGCCGGCCGGCCAGCCCGCGCAGGTCGCCGGTGCCGTCGCCGTTCGAGTCGGCGAACGCGCGCACCAGCACCTCGTAGAACACCGCGCCCTTGAACCAGTGCGGGTTGCTGGGCGCCTGCTCGGCCGCCTCGAAGTCGCCCGCCTGCGGTTCGACCAGCATGCCGTCGGCGTCCATCGCCTCCCCGGTGTGGGGCACTCCGTCCAGGTCCAGTCCCAGAGTCGCGTCGGGCCGGTCACCCTTGTCCATGAACTCCACCTCGTCCCGCGTTCGCTGGGTACGTTCGATCGTCCCTGCCGCATGCCGCCGGCGCAGGGTGGTTGGCCAATCCGCTGAATTGTCGGAGTGCTGAGGTGCCGGAAAGCCGGCGAGTCGTTACGCGAGCCGGCGTCGCACGGCGACCACGTGGGCCACCGCACGCCACGGTTCGAGCCGGACGAAATTCGCCTGGCCCCAGTCCCAGGTCTCCCCGGTGACCTCGTCGTGCGCGATCAGCCGCTCGTGCCATTCGAACCCGAGCGAGTCGAGGTCGAGCCAGAGGGTGCCCTCCTGGGCGCCGTGCGGGTCGAGGTTCACCACGGTCACCACGGTGTCGCCGGTGGCCGGGTCCTGTTTGGAGTAGGCCAGCAGCGCGCCGTTGTCGACGTGGTGGAACCGCAGCGACCGCATCCCGTGCAGCGCCGGGTGCGCGTGCCGGATCGCGTTCAGCTTGGTGATCCACGGCTCCAGCGAACGGCCCTCGGCCAGCGCCTTGGCGAAATCGCGCGGGCGCAGCTGGTACTTCTCCGAGTCGAGGTACTCCTCGCTGCCCGGGCGCACCGCCTGGTGCTCGAACAGCTCGTAGCCGGAGTACACGCCCCAGGTCGGCGACATGGTGGCGGCGAGCGCGGCGCGCACCGCGAACATGCCGGGACCGCCGTGCTGCAGCGATTCGTGCAGGATGTCCGGGGTGTTGACGAACAGGTTCGGCCGGCCGTGGTCCCAGTGCTCCACCAGGTCGACGCCGAACTCGACCAGCTCCTCCTTGGTCGTGCGCCAGGTGAAGTAGGTGTAGCTCTGGGTGAAGCCGAGCTTGGCCAGCCCCCACAGCCGCGCCGGGCGGGTGAACGCCTCGGCCAGGAACAGCACGTCCGGGTGCGCGTCCTTGACCGACTGGATCAGCCAGGCCCAGAAGTCCGGCGGCTTGGTGTGCGGGTTGTCCACCCGGAAGATCCGCACCCCGTGCGAAACCCAGTGCAGCACCAGCCGCAGCACCTCGTCGTAGATGCCGCGCGGGTCGTTGTCGAAGTTGACCGGGTAGATGTCCTGGTACTTCTTCGGCGGGTTCTCCGCGTACGCGATCGAGCCGTCCGGCCGGGTGGTGAAGAACTCCGGGTGCTTGAGCACCCACGGGTGGTCGGGCGCGGCCTGCAGCGCGAGGTCGAGCGCGACCTCCAGGCCGAGGCCCTCGGCGCGCGCGGTGAACTCGTCGAAGTCCTCCATCGTGCCGAGGTCCGGGTGGATCGCGTCGTGCCCGCCCTCGTCCGCGCCGATGGCCCACGGCGAGCCGACGTCTTCCGGCCCGGCGCCGAGGGTGTTGTTGGGGCCCTTGCGGTTCACTCGTCCGATCGGGTGGATCGGCGGCAGGTACACGACGTCGAAGCCCATGCCCGCGACGCGGTCGAGCGCCTGCGCGGCGGTGGCGAAGGTGCCGTGCACCGCCTCGCCGTTCTCGTCGACGCCACCGGTGGAGCGCGGGAACAGCTCGTACCAGGAGCCGAACGCGGCGCGCTTGCGGTCGACCCACAGCTTGAGCGGCTTGCCCTTGGTGATCAGTTCCCGCACCGGGAACTCGTGCATCAGCCGGCGGACTTCCGGCGACAGCGCGGCGCCGACCCGCCCGGCCAGGTCGCGCTCGTCGTCGCGCAGCATCGCCGCGGCGCCGGCCAGCAGGCCGCGCTCGGCCCGGCGGTCCGGGCGGCGGGAGACGCGGTCGAGCAGCCGCGCGCCGTTCTCGAGGTCGTTCTCCAGCTCGCCGGGCCCTTGCCCAGCCGCGATCTTGACCTCCACGGCGTGCTCCCAGGTCGCCCAGGGATCACTCCACGCGTCGACGCGGTAGGTCCACATGCCCTCGGCGTCGGGCACCACCACGGCGGCGAACCGGTCGAGCCCGGTGCCCTGTTCCACCATCCGGGTCTGGCGCGAGACCCGGTCGCCCGGCCCGCGCCACGCGACCGTGGCCGACACCGCGTCGTGGCCCTCGCGCCACACCGTCGCGGACACCGGGAAGTGTTCTCCCACAACGGCTTTGGCCGGATACCGGCCACAGCTCACGGTGGGCGTGACCTCGTCGATACCGAGCCGGCCGGTCATGGCAACGCCCCTTTAACCGAATTCGTGACTGTGCGGACGCGAGCACGGTCAGTGTGCCTGATTCGATCAAAGCCCTTGACAGCGGGGCCTTTCCCCGAACGTACCCGCCACCCGGACGGGCGACACGACGCCGTACGGCGGAAGTTCTTTCACGTTACGGGTTTCGCCACGCCGGGACCCGCGCAGCGAAATCGTGAACATCACGCGACTTTTGTGTTTCGCGCCCGCACCCGGGACCGCGCCCGCGCCCCGCCCGCGCCGCTCCGCGTGAATCGCCCCAATGCCGCATTGGGTGCGTTGGACGCACCCAATGCGGCGTTCGGTGCGCTCAACCTGGATCCACCGATGATCTTGGTGGTGGGTCGTGTCGTGGATGCGCAGATGCCCTCTGACTTGGGATGATTGTTCTTGCGACGGAACAAGAGTCCACGAGTGGGAGGGCATCTGCTGATGCGATCGTCTCATATGGCTGGCGCGTTGTCGGTGCGCTGTGATGATCCGGATCTCGTGTCGCAGGCTGGTGTGGTTCCGGTGATGCGGCTGGCCGAGCACGCCGGGCTGGCGGATGTGGCCGACGAGCTGCTGACCCTGGGTGGCACGAAAGGGTCGAACGCGGGGGCGAAGATCGCCTCGATCGTGGCGGGCATGGTCGCCGGCGCGGACTCGATCGACGATCTGGATGTGCTGCGCCACGGCGGGTTACCGGCCCTGTTCGGCGGGATCCGGGCGCCGTCGACGCTGGGCACGTTCCTGCGGCATTTCACGATCGGGCACGTGGCGCAGCTGGAGAGAACGGCCGGGCAGGTCCTGGCCCGTCTCGGTGAGCTGGCCCCGGGTGTGCTGCCGGTGCCGGAGGCGGCCGGGCGGCCGGTGTTCCTCGATCTGGACTCCAAGATCAGCCAGGTGTTCGGGCGGAGCAAAGAAGGCGCGGCGTTCGGCTATACCAAGGTCCGCGGGCTGAACTTCCTCGCCGCCACCCTCTCCGGCGGCCGGGACCGGAGCGCGCCGGTGATCACCGGCACCCGGTTGCGC includes the following:
- a CDS encoding alpha-1,4-glucan--maltose-1-phosphate maltosyltransferase; protein product: MTGRLGIDEVTPTVSCGRYPAKAVVGEHFPVSATVWREGHDAVSATVAWRGPGDRVSRQTRMVEQGTGLDRFAAVVVPDAEGMWTYRVDAWSDPWATWEHAVEVKIAAGQGPGELENDLENGARLLDRVSRRPDRRAERGLLAGAAAMLRDDERDLAGRVGAALSPEVRRLMHEFPVRELITKGKPLKLWVDRKRAAFGSWYELFPRSTGGVDENGEAVHGTFATAAQALDRVAGMGFDVVYLPPIHPIGRVNRKGPNNTLGAGPEDVGSPWAIGADEGGHDAIHPDLGTMEDFDEFTARAEGLGLEVALDLALQAAPDHPWVLKHPEFFTTRPDGSIAYAENPPKKYQDIYPVNFDNDPRGIYDEVLRLVLHWVSHGVRIFRVDNPHTKPPDFWAWLIQSVKDAHPDVLFLAEAFTRPARLWGLAKLGFTQSYTYFTWRTTKEELVEFGVDLVEHWDHGRPNLFVNTPDILHESLQHGGPGMFAVRAALAATMSPTWGVYSGYELFEHQAVRPGSEEYLDSEKYQLRPRDFAKALAEGRSLEPWITKLNAIRHAHPALHGMRSLRFHHVDNGALLAYSKQDPATGDTVVTVVNLDPHGAQEGTLWLDLDSLGFEWHERLIAHDEVTGETWDWGQANFVRLEPWRAVAHVVAVRRRLA
- the treS gene encoding maltose alpha-D-glucosyltransferase; its protein translation is MDKGDRPDATLGLDLDGVPHTGEAMDADGMLVEPQAGDFEAAEQAPSNPHWFKGAVFYEVLVRAFADSNGDGTGDLRGLAGRLDYLEWLGVDCLWLPPFYASPLRDGGYDISDWRAVLPEFGSVDDFVHLLTEAHKRGIRVITDLVLNHTSEAHPWFQQSRSDPDGPYGDYYVWSDDDSRYADARIIFVDTETSNWTYDPVRGQFYWHRFFSHQPDLNYENANVQEAMLDVLRFWLDLGIDGFRLDAVPYLFEQEGTNCENLPRTHEFLKRCRKVVDDEYPGRILLAEANQWPSDVVEYFGDPAVGGDECHMAFHFPLMPRIFMAVRRESRFPISEILLQTPQIPSGTQWGIFLRNHDELTLEMVTDEERDYMYSEYAKDPRMKANIGIRRRLAPLLDNDRNQQELFTAMLLSLPGSPVLYYGDEIGMGDNIWLGDRDAVRTPMQWTPDRNAGFSACDPGRIYLPVIMDPVYGYQALNVEAQSNNASSLLNWTRRMIEVRKQHHAFAEGDFVDLGGSNPSVLAYKRQWRRPDGREDVVLCVNNLSRFPQPVELDLAAHRGGVPVELTGGVRFPGIGELPYLLTLPGHGFYWFQLLEPEDEGEMR